In Haematobia irritans isolate KBUSLIRL chromosome 1, ASM5000362v1, whole genome shotgun sequence, a genomic segment contains:
- the LOC142220916 gene encoding methionine-R-sulfoxide reductase B1-like isoform X8, with the protein MENKTERITVDKEELRKRLTPMQYQVTQEAATERPFTGCYNKHYEKGIYQCIVCHQDLFSSDTKYDSGCGWPAFNDVLDKGKITLHRDASIPGMVRTEVRCSKCSAHMGHVFDDGPAPKYLRYCINSASIDFVPFRPPAANASSSASSSATTKPPASNSNSIINNSTSTTNATNTNQAGSTLKSNASNPSRQPSKK; encoded by the exons atggaaaataaaacaGAACGAATTACAGTAGATAAGGAGGAACTTAGGAAGCGTTTAACACCTATGCAATATCAGGTTACACAAGAGGCTGCAACTGAAAGACCATTTACGG gCTGTTATAATAAACATTATGAAAAGGGTATCTACCAGTGTATAGTGTGTCATCAGGATTTATTTAGTTCGGATACAAAATATGATTCTGGTTGTGGTTGGCCTGCTTTCAATGATGTTTTGGATAAAGGAAAAATAACGTTACATCGTGATGCTAGTATACCAG GCATGGTCCGCACCGAGGTGCGTTGTTCAAAATGCAGTGCTCACATGGGTCATGTGTTTGATGATGGTCCTGCTCCCAAATATCTACGCTATTGCATCAATTCGGCTTCTATTGATTTTGTGCCCTTCAGGCCACCAGCTGCGAATGCATCATCTTCAGCATCCTCTTCTGCCACAACAAAGCCTCCAGCCTCCAACTCAAACTCCATCATCAATAATTCAACCAGCACCACCAACGCAACCAATACCAACCAGGCTGGATCTACTTTAAAATCAAATGCCTCAAATCCAAGTCGACAACCATCAAAAAAATAA
- the LOC142220916 gene encoding methionine-R-sulfoxide reductase B1-like isoform X7 gives MENKTERITVDKEELRKRLTPMQYQVTQEAATERPFTGCYNKHYEKGIYQCIVCHQDLFSSDTKYDSGCGWPAFNDVLDKGKITLHRDASIPVVISKMLGMVRTEVRCSKCSAHMGHVFDDGPAPKYLRYCINSASIDFVPFRPPAANASSSASSSATTKPPASNSNSIINNSTSTTNATNTNQAGSTLKSNASNPSRQPSKK, from the exons atggaaaataaaacaGAACGAATTACAGTAGATAAGGAGGAACTTAGGAAGCGTTTAACACCTATGCAATATCAGGTTACACAAGAGGCTGCAACTGAAAGACCATTTACGG gCTGTTATAATAAACATTATGAAAAGGGTATCTACCAGTGTATAGTGTGTCATCAGGATTTATTTAGTTCGGATACAAAATATGATTCTGGTTGTGGTTGGCCTGCTTTCAATGATGTTTTGGATAAAGGAAAAATAACGTTACATCGTGATGCTAGTATACCAG TAGTCATTTCAAAAATGCTAGGCATGGTCCGCACCGAGGTGCGTTGTTCAAAATGCAGTGCTCACATGGGTCATGTGTTTGATGATGGTCCTGCTCCCAAATATCTACGCTATTGCATCAATTCGGCTTCTATTGATTTTGTGCCCTTCAGGCCACCAGCTGCGAATGCATCATCTTCAGCATCCTCTTCTGCCACAACAAAGCCTCCAGCCTCCAACTCAAACTCCATCATCAATAATTCAACCAGCACCACCAACGCAACCAATACCAACCAGGCTGGATCTACTTTAAAATCAAATGCCTCAAATCCAAGTCGACAACCATCAAAAAAATAA